A genome region from Fervidobacterium changbaicum includes the following:
- a CDS encoding peptidoglycan D,D-transpeptidase FtsI family protein yields the protein MSRSSHRYRLVLITISLFVAILLIKVYTNIYTNQYAVRSHIPALRGNIYDSRGRLLATSEVVYGVYLDLNYLRSFSGNAFKKSPDFLRLLNAFGVTEQLGEIDKRSILRLGVVGSRQEALKKIPTQFLRFVAIVPEERRISLSDFGLSAIIGKTDQRHGISGVEAYFDKILRPVRDGIISITYSGVFGKPLSSVKIDPENGKNVRITIDSELQRQLYTLAQEYKEKKQATEVGVLVMESNTGKVRAALTTQSWPTYYMGYIEPGSTIKPILFSAAIELGLVKPNTQYYCPGYVKPIEGLNLTIKDLEVHKDINLYDGLVHSCNVVSVLTTKSIVDSLGTEKLYEVFQSFGFGKETGIELQGEIPGKLNTPDKWYRADWAFMAIGQSIGVTPVQLLAAFNTIVNDGIYVSPTLDEGKEVTKKRVISKSTADVVKQMLRDVVERGTGINAKIDGIEIYGKTGTAQKNQKKDVTAVFVGQAVLDIPYTIMVWVDSPQTEKLSSVVAAPFFKEVVLTLKDYQNHLSNSGKQIYTTFPDITGWNISQLKELAESTNIALRINSTGLYVEKYATSTTMDETNTIVVDVWLSDTPMPLKRIIR from the coding sequence TTGAGCAGAAGTAGTCATCGTTACAGACTGGTGTTAATAACAATTTCACTGTTCGTAGCTATTTTACTTATAAAGGTCTATACAAATATATATACAAATCAGTACGCTGTCAGGAGTCATATCCCAGCGCTACGTGGAAATATCTACGATTCCCGCGGGCGTTTGCTCGCTACTAGCGAGGTTGTTTACGGAGTCTATTTGGATTTAAACTACCTCAGAAGTTTTTCTGGTAACGCGTTCAAGAAATCGCCAGATTTTTTGAGATTGCTCAACGCTTTTGGCGTGACGGAACAACTCGGTGAAATCGATAAGAGAAGCATTTTACGACTTGGTGTAGTCGGTAGCAGACAAGAAGCATTAAAAAAAATTCCCACACAGTTTCTGAGGTTCGTTGCAATTGTTCCTGAGGAAAGACGTATTTCCTTGTCGGATTTTGGACTTTCCGCTATCATTGGTAAGACAGACCAGAGGCACGGAATAAGTGGTGTTGAAGCGTACTTTGATAAAATCTTGCGACCCGTAAGAGATGGTATCATTTCAATCACTTATTCGGGGGTCTTTGGGAAACCTCTAAGTTCTGTGAAAATCGACCCTGAAAACGGAAAGAATGTCCGTATTACTATAGATAGTGAACTTCAAAGACAACTTTACACTTTGGCTCAAGAATACAAAGAGAAGAAGCAAGCAACAGAAGTCGGTGTCCTGGTAATGGAAAGCAACACAGGAAAGGTAAGAGCGGCTTTAACCACACAAAGTTGGCCTACCTATTACATGGGATATATAGAACCTGGTTCCACTATCAAGCCTATCCTATTTTCAGCCGCAATTGAATTAGGACTTGTGAAACCTAACACTCAGTATTACTGCCCCGGGTATGTAAAGCCTATCGAAGGTTTAAACTTAACAATCAAAGACTTAGAGGTTCACAAGGATATAAATCTGTACGATGGATTGGTCCATTCATGCAACGTAGTTTCCGTGCTTACCACGAAAAGCATTGTTGACTCCTTAGGAACAGAAAAACTTTACGAGGTTTTTCAATCTTTTGGATTTGGAAAGGAAACGGGAATAGAATTGCAAGGTGAAATTCCAGGAAAGCTTAATACTCCTGACAAGTGGTACAGAGCTGATTGGGCGTTTATGGCTATAGGTCAATCCATAGGTGTAACCCCCGTTCAGCTGCTCGCTGCCTTCAATACGATAGTGAACGACGGAATCTATGTTTCACCTACGCTTGATGAAGGAAAAGAGGTTACCAAGAAGCGAGTGATATCCAAATCAACTGCAGATGTTGTTAAACAGATGCTCAGAGATGTTGTTGAAAGAGGAACAGGAATAAACGCAAAGATAGATGGAATAGAGATATACGGAAAGACCGGTACCGCACAGAAAAACCAGAAAAAAGATGTTACTGCAGTCTTTGTTGGGCAAGCTGTCCTGGATATACCTTACACAATAATGGTATGGGTCGATTCACCTCAAACGGAAAAACTGAGTAGCGTTGTCGCAGCACCGTTCTTCAAAGAAGTGGTTCTAACTTTGAAAGATTACCAGAATCACTTATCAAATTCTGGAAAGCAAATTTATACAACATTTCCGGATATCACAGGCTGGAACATTTCTCAACTCAAGGAACTTGCCGAATCGACAAATATTGCTTTAAGGATAAACAGTACAGGGCTTTATGTAGAAAAATACGCTACATCAACAACTATGGATGAAACAAATACAATTGTTGTCGATGTCTGGTTGTCAGACACACCGATGCCTTTGAAACGCATCATTCGATAG
- the rsmH gene encoding 16S rRNA (cytosine(1402)-N(4))-methyltransferase RsmH, with product MNRIYNERHIPVLLKEVVDNLVWKPDGVYVDCTVGEGGHTRAIAERILETGGRVIGIDVDSEVLQIAERNLETYPNVQLFKFSYVDLPVLLNLLQVHSVDGLLVDLGVSTYQLKGEGRGFSFNQDEPLDMRMNLENELTAHHVVNTYPEDRLADIIYNYGEERFARRIARSIVNSRPINTTRELVEAIRRALPYKEIHSRKRHFATKTFQAIRIEVNKELENLAKFLSFAPDLLTPGGRLAIISFHSLEDRLVKHTFKNDPRLEPIGDFVAPSMEELAENPRSRSAKLRVAKRV from the coding sequence ATGAATAGGATTTACAATGAACGACACATCCCGGTATTGCTGAAGGAAGTTGTGGACAACTTGGTATGGAAGCCGGACGGGGTGTATGTGGATTGTACGGTAGGGGAAGGTGGACACACTCGAGCGATAGCGGAGCGGATATTGGAGACAGGTGGTAGAGTCATAGGAATAGATGTTGACAGTGAAGTATTACAGATAGCGGAGCGAAATTTGGAAACCTACCCCAATGTTCAGCTCTTCAAATTCTCCTACGTGGATTTACCCGTCTTGCTTAACCTACTACAAGTCCATAGTGTTGATGGACTTCTTGTTGATTTAGGAGTTTCTACCTACCAACTCAAAGGTGAAGGTAGAGGTTTTTCATTTAATCAAGACGAGCCTCTCGATATGAGGATGAACCTCGAAAATGAGTTAACCGCCCACCACGTTGTTAATACCTACCCTGAGGATAGATTAGCCGATATTATTTACAATTATGGCGAAGAACGTTTCGCCAGAAGAATAGCCCGTTCTATCGTTAATAGCAGGCCTATAAATACGACAAGAGAATTGGTAGAAGCCATTAGAAGGGCTCTACCATACAAGGAAATTCATAGTCGGAAGCGTCATTTCGCAACTAAGACCTTCCAAGCAATTCGTATAGAAGTAAACAAAGAACTTGAGAATCTAGCGAAGTTCCTTTCGTTTGCACCTGATCTGTTAACACCAGGTGGCAGACTTGCTATTATATCGTTCCATTCTTTGGAAGACAGGTTGGTAAAACACACCTTCAAAAATGATCCAAGATTAGAACCAATTGGGGATTTTGTTGCACCGAGTATGGAAGAACTAGCGGAGAATCCAAGGTCAAGAAGTGCAAAGCTAAGGGTAGCTAAAAGAGTTTGA